In Maridesulfovibrio frigidus DSM 17176, a genomic segment contains:
- the nth gene encoding endonuclease III has translation MVTKIKPPKKAIRLRAKEIYSRLITRYPDPTPELDWKNAWELMVATALAAQCTDVRVNKVTPALFAKWDGPEEMSKADVLDIQHVIRSTGLFRNKAKNLKAAAVLVMEEFGGEMPRTMEDMIRLPGVARKTANIVLSNAMDVHEGLAVDTHVKRLSFRMGLTTSTNPIIIERDLMPLFEREQWGTTNHLLVLYGREICPARSPKCDICQLNDICPKNGIEKK, from the coding sequence TCTCGTCTGATTACGCGCTATCCCGACCCAACTCCTGAGTTGGACTGGAAGAACGCATGGGAATTGATGGTAGCAACAGCTCTGGCCGCCCAGTGCACAGACGTACGGGTAAACAAAGTCACACCGGCTCTTTTCGCTAAATGGGACGGCCCTGAAGAAATGTCCAAAGCGGATGTATTAGACATACAACATGTCATCCGCTCCACAGGTTTATTCAGGAATAAGGCCAAAAACCTTAAAGCCGCCGCCGTATTAGTTATGGAAGAGTTCGGCGGTGAAATGCCCCGCACCATGGAAGATATGATTCGCTTACCCGGTGTTGCCCGAAAAACAGCCAACATAGTGCTCTCAAACGCTATGGATGTTCATGAAGGACTAGCTGTCGATACCCATGTTAAACGTCTATCTTTTAGGATGGGTCTAACTACCAGCACCAACCCAATTATTATTGAAAGAGATTTGATGCCACTATTTGAGAGAGAGCAATGGGGAACAACAAATCATCTGCTTGTTCTTTACGGACGCGAAATATGCCCTGCCAGATCGCCCAAATGTGACATCTGCCAACTAAACGATATATGCCCTAAAAATGGAATAGAGAAAAAATAA
- the tgt gene encoding tRNA guanosine(34) transglycosylase Tgt yields the protein MTEDKKKPGTFKIHATDGEARLGTLTTAHGDIETPVYMPVGTQGTVKAVSPRDLKEIGSQVILGNTYHLYLRPGDELIARRGGLHKFANWDRPILTDSGGFQVFSLESIRNITEEGVEFRSYLDGSKHFFSPEKVISIQKNIGSDIMMVLDECVGYGNDREYTERSLELTTRWAQRCRDAYPVGSGDQLMFGIIQGGFHKDLREKSLEQLSEIPFEGYAIGGLSVGEPIPDMYEILRHIGPKLPQDKPRYLMGVGTPLDILEGIANGVDMFDCVLPTRNARNGTLYTSQGKVNIKRAQYREDDSPLDPNCDCYTCQNFSKSYLRHIYTAKELLSSQLNSIHNLRFFLKLTEEAREAIKNGKFADLRKKYEAVYEPVVQI from the coding sequence ATGACTGAAGACAAAAAAAAGCCCGGTACATTTAAGATTCACGCCACTGATGGTGAAGCTCGCCTTGGAACCCTTACTACTGCTCACGGTGATATCGAGACTCCCGTATACATGCCTGTAGGGACTCAAGGTACAGTTAAAGCCGTCTCACCTCGCGACCTTAAAGAAATTGGTTCACAGGTTATTCTTGGCAACACATACCATCTCTACTTGCGCCCAGGTGATGAGCTTATCGCTCGCCGTGGCGGTCTACACAAATTCGCCAACTGGGATCGCCCTATCCTCACAGACAGCGGCGGATTTCAGGTTTTCAGTCTCGAATCTATACGCAACATCACAGAAGAAGGCGTTGAGTTCCGCTCATACCTCGATGGATCAAAACATTTCTTTTCACCTGAAAAAGTTATTTCCATTCAAAAGAACATCGGGTCCGACATTATGATGGTTCTCGACGAATGTGTCGGATACGGAAATGACCGTGAATACACCGAACGTTCTCTCGAACTCACAACCCGCTGGGCGCAGCGTTGCCGTGATGCCTATCCTGTAGGGTCAGGAGATCAGCTCATGTTCGGCATCATTCAGGGCGGATTTCACAAAGATTTACGCGAAAAAAGCCTTGAGCAGCTCTCCGAAATTCCATTCGAAGGTTATGCAATCGGCGGACTAAGCGTTGGTGAGCCAATCCCAGATATGTACGAAATCCTAAGGCACATCGGCCCTAAACTTCCACAAGACAAGCCACGATACCTAATGGGCGTAGGAACTCCGCTCGATATTCTCGAAGGCATCGCTAACGGTGTAGATATGTTCGACTGCGTACTACCTACCCGTAACGCACGAAACGGAACCCTCTACACATCGCAAGGAAAAGTGAACATCAAACGAGCACAGTATCGCGAAGATGATTCTCCACTTGATCCAAATTGTGATTGCTACACTTGTCAGAATTTCAGCAAATCATATTTGCGACACATATACACAGCCAAAGAATTACTGTCGTCGCAGCTAAATTCTATCCATAATCTGCGCTTTTTCCTCAAGCTGACAGAAGAAGCACGCGAAGCTATCAAAAACGGTAAGTTCGCAGATCTACGCAAGAAATATGAAGCAGTATACGAACCTGTGGTTCAAATTTAA
- a CDS encoding YdcF family protein produces MKLIRNFFALLGGLTFLGIMAVAVLFFYAPTILQQVDKLEKADAIVVLGGQYFRPMYAAELYGEGYAPLVLVSKPIVYREIKALRELGIKRQYQWEIFRDVLLIKGVPANKILFFGNKNMSTIDEADNLKLMFSENELPANIGKIIIVTSPLHTGRAGKIFRDALPDKEFIVVATPYEPVPEKWWSNFRAAPYIVLEAAKNVYYYFGGAFRSSEQ; encoded by the coding sequence ATGAAGCTTATTCGGAATTTTTTTGCGCTTTTAGGGGGGCTTACCTTTTTAGGGATTATGGCTGTTGCCGTACTCTTTTTTTACGCCCCTACTATTTTGCAACAAGTCGATAAGCTGGAAAAAGCTGATGCGATTGTCGTGCTTGGTGGGCAATATTTTAGGCCCATGTATGCAGCAGAACTTTATGGAGAGGGATATGCACCTCTCGTGCTGGTCAGCAAACCTATTGTTTACAGAGAGATAAAAGCTCTTCGTGAATTAGGCATTAAACGCCAGTACCAATGGGAAATTTTTCGCGATGTATTACTCATAAAGGGTGTACCGGCAAATAAAATATTATTTTTCGGTAACAAGAATATGAGCACAATTGATGAGGCAGATAATCTTAAACTTATGTTTTCTGAAAATGAGCTACCCGCGAACATAGGAAAAATTATTATTGTTACTTCGCCACTACATACTGGACGTGCAGGTAAAATATTTCGCGACGCCCTGCCGGACAAAGAGTTTATTGTTGTAGCAACACCATATGAACCTGTTCCTGAAAAATGGTGGTCTAATTTCCGAGCCGCCCCATATATAGTTCTGGAAGCTGCCAAGAATGTTTACTACTATTTTGGTGGAGCCTTCAGAAGTTCGGAACAGTAA
- a CDS encoding ATP-binding protein yields MKLAFAGKGGVGKTSVTSWMADWLARNGHNVWMIDADTALSLGQASGLDQDSLPQPIISKKDLVHERIHEGGFLNLNPDVRDLPDDLAVELPLSSAPLPGVIPGRKRLLVMGGLTNAGGGCACDANALLKAILAHIVMDSDDCVLVDLEAGVEHLGRGTVTHVDGLVVVTEPSMRSFQTASDVGRMAGELGLDNQVMVINRYMGGTPPDLPHLPEWHATIPPLAGLIDRQMTDGNVLSLPESGEIDLILEQIVKKMGL; encoded by the coding sequence ATGAAATTGGCATTTGCAGGCAAGGGCGGCGTCGGGAAAACATCAGTCACCTCATGGATGGCTGACTGGCTGGCAAGAAACGGGCATAACGTCTGGATGATAGATGCTGATACCGCTCTTTCATTAGGGCAAGCATCAGGTTTAGATCAAGACTCTTTGCCACAGCCGATAATCAGTAAAAAAGATCTAGTACATGAGCGCATTCACGAAGGCGGTTTCTTGAACCTCAATCCTGATGTGAGAGATTTGCCTGATGATCTGGCTGTCGAATTACCGCTGTCATCTGCACCATTGCCGGGGGTGATTCCGGGCCGCAAACGTTTACTCGTAATGGGCGGGTTAACTAATGCGGGCGGCGGATGTGCTTGCGATGCTAACGCACTTCTGAAAGCTATTCTGGCACATATTGTAATGGACAGTGATGATTGCGTTTTGGTCGATCTTGAGGCTGGTGTGGAACATTTAGGTAGAGGTACTGTGACACATGTTGACGGACTTGTCGTCGTTACCGAACCAAGCATGCGTAGTTTCCAAACAGCGTCAGACGTAGGGCGCATGGCGGGAGAACTAGGGCTGGATAATCAGGTTATGGTGATAAACCGCTATATGGGCGGCACACCTCCTGATCTTCCACATCTTCCGGAATGGCACGCAACAATACCGCCTCTAGCAGGATTAATTGATCGCCAGATGACTGATGGCAATGTCCTAAGTCTCCCAGAATCCGGTGAAATTGATTTGATCTTAGAGCAGATTGTTAAAAAGATGGGGCTTTAA